A genome region from Blautia coccoides includes the following:
- a CDS encoding response regulator transcription factor, with protein MKYILILEDDGDLAAGMEMALMGDDFVFTVCGSIKEAEERLRQQAFDLLILDVNLPDGSGFELCRKIRKNSKVSIILLTARDMELDIVRGLECGADDYITKPFSAMVLRARIRALLRRTAPEQEADYAQGPFRFRFAAMEFLKDGVSIDLSRTEQRILYLLVFNPGQILTRERLMEWVWPDGTEYVEDNALSVGIRRLRDKLEDSPSKPKHIRTVYGKGYQWENDL; from the coding sequence TTGAAATATATTCTGATATTAGAAGATGATGGGGATTTGGCAGCAGGTATGGAGATGGCCCTCATGGGCGATGATTTTGTCTTCACGGTCTGCGGAAGTATAAAAGAGGCGGAAGAAAGGCTGCGCCAACAGGCTTTTGACCTGCTCATATTAGATGTGAACCTGCCGGATGGCAGCGGTTTTGAGTTGTGCCGGAAAATAAGGAAGAACAGCAAAGTATCTATCATCCTGCTTACGGCTAGGGATATGGAGCTGGATATTGTACGGGGATTGGAATGCGGTGCAGATGATTATATCACAAAACCATTTTCTGCTATGGTTCTGCGGGCAAGGATACGTGCCCTGCTTCGCAGAACAGCTCCGGAACAGGAGGCTGACTATGCTCAGGGACCATTTCGTTTTCGGTTTGCAGCCATGGAATTTTTGAAAGACGGGGTATCCATAGATTTAAGCAGAACAGAGCAGCGTATTTTGTATCTCTTGGTTTTTAATCCGGGACAGATACTGACCCGGGAACGTCTGATGGAATGGGTATGGCCGGACGGAACAGAGTATGTGGAAGACAATGCCCTTTCTGTGGGAATCCGCCGCCTCAGGGATAAGCTGGAGGACAGCCCTTCCAAGCCAAAGCATATAAGGACGGTTTATGGAAAAGGGTACCAGTGGGAGAATGACTTATGA